From Cucumis melo cultivar AY chromosome 1, USDA_Cmelo_AY_1.0, whole genome shotgun sequence, a single genomic window includes:
- the LOC103492562 gene encoding protein THYLAKOID ASSEMBLY 8, chloroplastic-like, with amino-acid sequence MSFLLTLPSPTILSPPLKLPSSVRKPCCLQLGRAEGYPRVTMRGGSENRKPLQKGRNLSIEAIQAVQSLKRTKKDLQQLDRVYDSKIRRLLKFDMLAVLRELLRQNECSLALKVFEDVRNEHWYKPQVSLYADIITVLASNGLFERVQIILSYMKAETDLAPEIDGFNALLKALVGHNLGKLAMESYYLMKEVGCEPNKASFRIVIKGLELKGEAVDLRTVKQDAQKLYGESLEFLEEAEEGATAISIH; translated from the exons ATGAGTTTCTTACTAACTCTTCCGTCCCCGACGATTCTCAGTCCTCCGCTCAAGTTACCAAGCTCTGTCCGAAAACCATGCTGCCTGCAGCTAGGTAGGGCGGAGGGATATCCGAGAGTGACAATGAGAGGCGGAAGTGAAAACCGGAAGCCACTGCAGAAGGGGAGGAACCTCAGCATCGAAGCAATTCAAGCGGTGCAATCGTTGAAGCGAACAAAGAAAGATTTACAACAATTGGACCGAGTGTATGATTCCAAAATTAGGCGCTTATTGAAGTTTGATATGTTGGCTGTTCTTCGCGAGCTCCTTCGCCAGAACGAGTGTTCTTTGGCTCTTAAG GTTTTCGAAGATGTTAGAAATGAACACTGGTACAAGCCTCAGGTCTCGCTGTATGCTGATATTATTACAGTATTGGCTAGCAATGGATTGTTCGAACGAGTACAAATTATTCTTTCGTACATGAAAGCAGAGACTGATTTAGCACCTGAAATTGACGGGTTTAACGCTCTTTTGAAGGCATTGGTTGGTCATAATTTAGGTAAACTGGCGATGGAGTCGTATTATTTGATGAAGGAAGTAGGTTGTGAGCCAAATAAGGCTTCTTTCAGGATTGTAATAAAAGGATTGGAATTAAAGGGAGAGGCAGTTGATTTAAGAACTGTGAAACAGGATGCACAAAAGCTTTATGGTGAATCACTCGAGTTTTTGGAGGAAGCAGAAGAGGGAGCTACAGCCATATCTATACACTGA
- the LOC103492561 gene encoding expansin-A16 — protein sequence MAGFVAMIVYYLVLLQTFDIFAAKDEEWKSGTATYSKETDGSIVTEGACGYGDLHKINYGKYSAGLSSMLFNRGSTCGACYELRCVDHILWCLQGSPTVILTATDFCPPNYGLSSDYGGWCNFPKEHFEMSEAAFAEIAEKKADIVPVQYRRVRCDRSGGMRFTVSGNSRFFQVLITNVGMDGELVAVKVKGSRTGWIPLARNWGQNWQSNVNLHGQPLSFEVTSSSGRALTSYSVAPVNWQYGQTFEGKQF from the exons ATGGCTGGTTTTGTAGCTATGATAGTCTACTATTTGGTCCTTCTTCAAACATTTGATATCTTTGCGGCTAAGGATGAAGAATGGAAATCTGGTACTGCAACATACTCCAAAGAAACAGATGGGTCAATTGTTACGG AAGGTGCTTGTGGTTACGGAGACCTACATAAGATAAATTATGGAAAATACAGCGCTGGACTGAGTAGCATGTTGTTTAATAGAGGAAGTACCTGTGGGGCCTGCTATGAGCTTAGATGTGTTGATCACATCTTGTGGTGCTTGCAAGGAAGCCCGACTGTCATTCTAACAGCCACCGACTTCTGTCCTCCCAATTACGGCTTGTCTTCCGATTATGGCGGGTGGTGTAATTTTCCCAAGGAGCACTTTGAGATGTCAGAGGCAGCATTTGCTGAAATAGCAGAGAAAAAAGCAGATATTGTGCCAGTTCAATATAGGAG GGTGAGGTGTGACAGAAGTGGTGGAATGAGATTCACAGTTAGTGGGAATTCTCGTTTCTTTCAAGTTCTGATTACAAATGTTGGAATGGATGGAGAATTGGTGGCAGTGAAAGTAAAAGGATCAAGAACGGGATGGATACCATTGGCAAGGAACTGGGGACAGAACTGGCAAAGCAATGTCAATCTTCACGGACAACCTCTCTCTTTTGAAGTTACCTCCAGCAGTGGAAGAGCACTTACTTCCTACAGCGTTGCACCTGTAAACTGGCAGTATGGGCAGACATTTGAAGGGAAACAATTTTGA
- the LOC103492564 gene encoding uncharacterized protein LOC103492564 has product MEDCLRESMRKLAVWFTKTFKPIMTHDELEPIMATLGFIALEPAVNGAGISWKSYKYTAADCRTTSVSPSPPTPRLPYPRIDGLHIYTYRAFLDAVNFYLEKFDISDLFHIRGLPLYRNHDRNRKWRRMDEEGGNFVYREGTLDQTTLNLYNLHKMNSQKNKRYKKYNSITKDEENNNDRGKMIDDSTDEDSICIVSLKDVIT; this is encoded by the exons ATGGAGGACTGCCTCAGGGAGTCCATGCGTAAATTAGCCGTCTGGTTCACCAAAACCTTCAAGCCAATCATGACTCACGACGAGCTCGAACCTATCATGGCTACTCTAGGCTTTATCGCCCTAGAACCCGCCGTCAACGGCGCCGGAATCTCCTGGAAATCCTATAAATACACCGCCGCTGATTGCCGCACCACGTCGGTTTCTCCTTCCCCGCCAACGCCGCGACTGCCGTATCCGAGAATCGACGGTCTTCACATTTATACTTACAGAGCATTTCTCGATGCCGTCAATTTTTATCTCGAGAAATTTGATATCTCCGATCTCTTCCATATTAG AGGTTTGCCATTGTATCGAAACCATGATCGAAATAGGAAGTGGCGTCGAATGGATGAAGAAGGCGGTAATTTTGTTTACAGAGAAGGAACTTTAGACCAAACAACCCTCAATCTATATAATTTGCATAAGATGAATAGCCAGAAAAATAAGAGATACAAAAAGTACAATAGTATTACCAAAGATGAAGAAAACAACAACGACCGCGGTAAAATGATTGATGACAGTACTGATGAAGATTCCATTTGCATTGTTAGTTTGAAAGATGTAATTACGTAG
- the LOC103492565 gene encoding uncharacterized protein LOC103492565, with protein sequence MSLRIKAVVDKFVEELKEALDADIQDRIMKEREMQSYIEEREREVAEREAAWKAELSRREAEIARQEARLKMEKENLEKEKSVLMGTASNQDNQDGALEITVSGEKYRCLRFAKAKK encoded by the exons ATGTCTTTGAGAATAAAAGCAGTGGTGGATAAATTCGTGGAGGAGCTCAAGGAAGCCTTGGATGCAGATATTCAAGATCGAATCATGAAGGAGAGAGAGATGCAGAGTTACATTGAAGAGCGTGAACGTGAGGTTGCTGAACGTGAAGCTGCTTGGAAAGCTGAGCTCTCTCGTCGTGAG GCAGAGATTGCAAGACAAGAAGCAAGGTTGAAGATGGAAAAGGAAAATCtggaaaaagagaaaagtgTGCTAATGGGAACTGCATCAAATCAAGACAACCAAGATGGAGCTCTTGAAATTACTGTAAGTGGTGAAAAGTATAGATGTCTTAGGTTTGCAAAGGCTAAAAAATGA
- the LOC103492566 gene encoding exopolygalacturonase isoform X1: MNRSFLSRGILESDVSGSLLRYRTKSSHVYSVRSFGARANGLTDDSNAFLAAWRTACDSAGVVTFLIPKGTYLVGPVKFSGPCKNVSSLTVKMKGYLKASTNLSKYGSGAGWIEFRWMEGLTLTGGGTFDGRGSEAWPFNNCRDDYNCKLLPTNLKFVALNNTVVQHITSLNSKFFHLALVQCKGFIGSKLKISAPENSPNTDGIHIDRSSNVHFSLSHIQTGDDCISIGQGNSEVTISSINCGPGHGISVGSLGRYRNEGDVSGLVVKNCSLTGTANGIRIKTWPNSPGSSSATNMTFENITMNNVSNPIIIDQSYCPFGFCSFKAPSLVKLSDIYFKNIRGTSSSKVAVALECSKGFPCQNVNLENVHLDLSSGENHPSSTCKYVRARYIGTQIPPPCA; encoded by the exons ATGAACCG CTCATTTCTTAGTAGAGGAATATTGGAATCAGACGTTTCAGGAAGCTTGTTGCGTTACAGAACTAAGAGTTCTCATGTTTACAGTGTTAGAAGCTTTGGTGCCCGAGCAAATGGCTTGACAGATGATAGCAAC GCCTTCTTAGCAGCATGGAGGACGGCCTGTGACTCAGCTGGAGTTGTAACTTTCCTGATTCCAAAAGGAACCTATCTGGTTGGTCCGGTTAAATTTTCTGGCCCTTGCAAAAATGTGTCATCTCTGACAGTTAAAATGAAG GGCTATTTGAAGGCATCAACAAACCTGTCGAAATATGGTTCTGGTGCAGGCTGGATTGAATTCAGATGGATGGAGGGGCTAACCTTGACCGGAGGTGGAACCTTTGATGGTCGAGGCTCTGAGGCATGGCCATTCAACAACTGCCGCGATGACTACAATTGCAAACTCCTTCCTACT AACTTGAAATTTGTGGCTTTGAATAATACGGTTGTTCAACACATAACTTCGCTGAACAGCAAGTTCTTTCACCTGGCTTTAGTTCAATGCAAGGGGTTCATAGGTAGCAAACTCAAGATTTCTGCTCCAGAAAATAGTCCTAACACCGATGGCATCCACATTGACCGAAGTTCTAATGTCCATTTTTCTTTATCACATATTCAAACGGGTGACGACTGCATATCCATCGGACAAGGGAACTCTGAAGTCACAATCTCTAGCATCAACTGTGGACCTGGCCATGGGATCAG TGTCGGAAGCTTGGGAAGATATCGAAATGAAGGAGACGTAAGCGGATTAGTAGTTAAAAATTGCAGCCTCACAGGTACCGCCAATGGGATCAGAATCAAGACATGGCCAAACTCTCCTGGCAGCAGCTCAGCCACAAACATGACATTTGAGAACATTACCATGAACAATGTGTCCAATCCAATTATCATTGATCAATCATACTGTCCATTCGGATTTTGTTCTTTCAAG GCACCATCTCTTGTGAAGCTGAGTGATATTTATTTCAAGAACATTAGAGGAACATCTTCCTCTAAAGTGGCTGTGGCATTAGAATGCAGCAAGGGATTCCCATGTCAGAACGTGAACCTTGAAAATGTTCACTTGGATCTTTCATCAGGGGAAAATCATCCATCTTCTACTTGCAAATATGTTAGAGCCAGGTATATTGGCACCCAAATCCCACCCCCTTGTGCTTAG
- the LOC103492566 gene encoding exopolygalacturonase isoform X2 has product MNRVRSFGARANGLTDDSNAFLAAWRTACDSAGVVTFLIPKGTYLVGPVKFSGPCKNVSSLTVKMKGYLKASTNLSKYGSGAGWIEFRWMEGLTLTGGGTFDGRGSEAWPFNNCRDDYNCKLLPTNLKFVALNNTVVQHITSLNSKFFHLALVQCKGFIGSKLKISAPENSPNTDGIHIDRSSNVHFSLSHIQTGDDCISIGQGNSEVTISSINCGPGHGISVGSLGRYRNEGDVSGLVVKNCSLTGTANGIRIKTWPNSPGSSSATNMTFENITMNNVSNPIIIDQSYCPFGFCSFKAPSLVKLSDIYFKNIRGTSSSKVAVALECSKGFPCQNVNLENVHLDLSSGENHPSSTCKYVRARYIGTQIPPPCA; this is encoded by the exons ATGAACCG TGTTAGAAGCTTTGGTGCCCGAGCAAATGGCTTGACAGATGATAGCAAC GCCTTCTTAGCAGCATGGAGGACGGCCTGTGACTCAGCTGGAGTTGTAACTTTCCTGATTCCAAAAGGAACCTATCTGGTTGGTCCGGTTAAATTTTCTGGCCCTTGCAAAAATGTGTCATCTCTGACAGTTAAAATGAAG GGCTATTTGAAGGCATCAACAAACCTGTCGAAATATGGTTCTGGTGCAGGCTGGATTGAATTCAGATGGATGGAGGGGCTAACCTTGACCGGAGGTGGAACCTTTGATGGTCGAGGCTCTGAGGCATGGCCATTCAACAACTGCCGCGATGACTACAATTGCAAACTCCTTCCTACT AACTTGAAATTTGTGGCTTTGAATAATACGGTTGTTCAACACATAACTTCGCTGAACAGCAAGTTCTTTCACCTGGCTTTAGTTCAATGCAAGGGGTTCATAGGTAGCAAACTCAAGATTTCTGCTCCAGAAAATAGTCCTAACACCGATGGCATCCACATTGACCGAAGTTCTAATGTCCATTTTTCTTTATCACATATTCAAACGGGTGACGACTGCATATCCATCGGACAAGGGAACTCTGAAGTCACAATCTCTAGCATCAACTGTGGACCTGGCCATGGGATCAG TGTCGGAAGCTTGGGAAGATATCGAAATGAAGGAGACGTAAGCGGATTAGTAGTTAAAAATTGCAGCCTCACAGGTACCGCCAATGGGATCAGAATCAAGACATGGCCAAACTCTCCTGGCAGCAGCTCAGCCACAAACATGACATTTGAGAACATTACCATGAACAATGTGTCCAATCCAATTATCATTGATCAATCATACTGTCCATTCGGATTTTGTTCTTTCAAG GCACCATCTCTTGTGAAGCTGAGTGATATTTATTTCAAGAACATTAGAGGAACATCTTCCTCTAAAGTGGCTGTGGCATTAGAATGCAGCAAGGGATTCCCATGTCAGAACGTGAACCTTGAAAATGTTCACTTGGATCTTTCATCAGGGGAAAATCATCCATCTTCTACTTGCAAATATGTTAGAGCCAGGTATATTGGCACCCAAATCCCACCCCCTTGTGCTTAG
- the LOC103492567 gene encoding damage-control phosphatase At2g17340-like — protein sequence MESASELVPFPLLLTPIESNYRACTIPYRFSSDNPRKPTPIELQWIDVFYNVIPSFKERAASDPTVPDAEAKAEKFAQRYAQILDDLKKDPESHGGPPDCILLCRLREQVLRELGFRDIFKRVKDEENAKAITLFADVIRLNDAIEDDSKRLENLVRGIFAGNIFDLGSAQLAEVFSRDGMSFLASCQNLVPRPWVIDDLDTFKLKWSKKSWKKAVIFVDNSGADIILGILPFARELLRRGTQVVLAANDLPSINDVTYNELIEILSKLKDDHGQLMGVDTSNLLVANSGNDLPVIDLIRVSQELSYLAADADLVVLEGMGRGIETNLYAQFKCDSLKIGMVKHLEVAEFLGGRLYDCVFKYNEVSS from the exons ATGGAGAGCGCGTCGGAGCTTGTCCCATTTCCACTGCTTCTCACACCCATTGAGTCCAATTACCGAGCCTGCACCATCCCCTACCGATTCTCTTCCGATAATCCTCGCAAGCCCACCCCCATTGAGCTCCAATGGATCGACGTCTTCTATAATGTCATCCCTTCCTTCAA AGAACGGGCGGCGAGTGATCCCACAGTCCCAGATGCTGAAGCAAAAGCTGAAAAATTTGCCCAGAG GTATGCTCAAATACTTGATGACTTAAAGAAAGATCCTGAAAGTCATGGAGGACCACCTGATTGCATT CTTCTATGTAGACTTCGGGAGCAAGTACTTAGGGAATTGGGATTCAGAGATATATTCAAGAGAGTGAAG GATGAAGAGAATGCAAAGGCTATAACCTTATTTGCTGACGTTATTCGTCTCAATGATGCCATTGAAGACGATAGTAAGCGTTTGGAGAATCTAGTTAGAGGAATATTTGCTGGGAACATTTTTGATCTTGGTTCGGCTCAG CTAGCTGAAGTTTTCTCAAGGGATGGTATGTCTTTCTTAGCGAGTTGTCAAAATCTTGTTCCTCGTCCTTGGGTAATCGATGATTTGGACACCTTCAAACTAAAATGGAGTAAAAAGTCATGGAAGAAG GCTGTAATATTTGTTGATAACTCCGGTGCAGATATTATTTTGGGCATTTTGCCATTTGCTAGAGAGTTACTCCGGCGCGGAACTCAG GTTGTCTTAGCGGCTAATGACTTGCCCTCAATTAATGATGTAACTTATAATGAACTAATTGAAATTTTATCAAAG CTGAAGGATGACCATGGACAACTTATGGGGGTCGATACTTCTAACCTTTTAGTTGCTAATTCTGGCAATGATTTGCCT GTCATTGACCTTATTCGAGTATCCCAGGAGCTTAGCTACCTGGCAGCTGATGCGGATCTAGTTGTCCTTGAAGGAATG GGTCGTGGAATAGAAACAAATCTTTATGCTCAATTTAAGTGTGATTCACTAAAGATTGGCATG GTAAAGCATCTGGAGGTTGCAGAGTTTCTTGGAGGAAGACTTTACGATTGTGTCTTCAAGTACAACGAAGTTTCTAGTTGA
- the LOC103492568 gene encoding cysteine protease XCP1-like, whose translation MAFSTFSKTTLILSATLFITYGIAHDFSIVGYSPEHLASMDKTIELFESWMSKHSKTYRSVEEKLHRFEIFLDNLKHIDETNKKVSSYWLGLNEFADLSHEEFKSKYLGLRVEFPRKRSSRGFSYRDVEDLPESVDWRTKGAVTPVKNQGSCGSCWAFSTVAAVEGINQIVTGNLTSLSEQELIDCDRSFNNGCYGGLMDYAFQYIMSNSGLRKEEDYPYLMEEGRCIREKEQFEVVTISGYEDVPANDEQSLLKALSHQPVSVAIEASGRNFQFYKGGIFTGRCGTEMDHGVTAVGYGSSEGTDYIIVKNSWGPKWGENGYIRMKRNTGKPEGLCGINQMASYPTKEK comes from the exons ATGGCTTTCTCTACCTTCTCCAAAACAACCCTCATCCTCTCTGCCACTTTATTCATCACTTACGGTATCGCTCATGATTTTTCAATCGTAGGCTATTCCCCCGAGCACTTAGCCTCCATGGATAAAACCATCGAGCTGTTTGAGTCATGGATGTCAAAGCACAGTAAAACGTATCGGAGTGTTGAAGAGAAACTCCATAGATTTGAGATATTCCTCGACAATTTGAAGCACATTGATGAAACAAACAAGAAGGTTTCTAGCTATTGGCTGGGGTTGAATGAATTTGCAGACCTGAGCCATGAAGAATTCAAGAGTAAATATTTGGGATTGAGAGTTGAGTTTCCGAGGAAACGATCGTCTCGTGGGTTTAGCTATAGAGATGTGGAGGACTTGCCCGAGTCGGTTGATTGGAGAACTAAAGGAGCTGTTACTCCTGTCAAGAACCAAGGCTCTTGCG GGAGTTGCTGGGCATTTTCAACCGTTGCGGCTGTGGAGGGGATAAACCAAATTGTCACTGGAAATCTAACCTCCTTGTCCGAACAAGAATTGATCGATTGTGACCGAAGCTTCAACAACGGGTGCTACGGTGGTTTGATGGATTATGCCTTCCAATACATAATGTCGAATTCCGGACTTCGAAAGGAAGAAGACTACCCATATCTAATGGAGGAAGGAAGATGTATCAGAGAAAAG GAACAATTTGAGGTAGTGACCATTAGCGGTTACGAAGATGTGCCAGCAAACGATGAACAGAGTCTCCTAAAAGCATTGAGTCACCAACCTGTCAGTGTAGCCATTGAAGCTTCTGGTAGAAATTTCCAATTCTACAAAGGG GGAATATTCACAGGCCGTTGTGGAACCGAAATGGATCATGGCGTGACAGCCGTTGGGTATGGTTCATCAGAGGGAACAGACTACATTATAGTAAAGAACTCATGGGGACCAAAATGGGGAGAAAATGGATATATTAGGATGAAGAGAAATACAGGAAAACCTGAAGGACTATGTGGAATCAACCAAATGGCTTCTTATCCAACCAAAGAGAAATAA